In one Nicotiana sylvestris chromosome 8, ASM39365v2, whole genome shotgun sequence genomic region, the following are encoded:
- the LOC104216426 gene encoding protein VAC14 homolog isoform X1: MATTEALSVIPASVLRNLSDKLYEKRKNAALELEGIVKQLAVAGDHDKVTAVIHLLTQEYTYSPQANHRKGGLIGLAAVTVGLTSEAAQHLEFEAFSRSHVLPGIIHFKFTKAKNRFHSWEVKAQWRKRWLLFSDSALQRKHLEQIVPPVLNSFSDQDSRVRYYACEALYNIAKVVRGDFIVFFNQIFDALCKLSADSDANVQSAAHLLDRLVKDIVTESDQFSIEEFIPLLRERMNVLNPYVRQFLVGWITVLDSVPDIDMLGFLPDFLDGLFNMLSDNSHEIRQQADSALSEFLQEIKNSPSVDYGRMAEILVQRAGSQDEFTRLTAVTWINEFVKLGGEQLVPYYADILGAILPCISDKEEKIRVVARETNEELRGIETDPAEGFDVGAILSIAQRQLSSEWEATRIEALHWMSTLLNRHRSEVLVFLNDILDSLLKALSDPSDEVVLLVLEVHACIAEDPQHFRQLVVFLIHNFQLDHSLLEKRGALIIRQLCFLLDAERVYRELSTILEGESDFDFASIMVQALNLILLTSSELSDLRDLLKQSLVNADGKNLFLSLYASWCHSPMAIISLCLLAQAYQHASSVIHSLVEEDINVKFLVQLDKLIHLLETPTFAYLRLQLLEPGRYIWLLKALYGLLMLLPQQSAAFKVLRTRLKTVPSYSFKEERFRRTSGIPYSQFNYGGGGSQISEDGDLNENLHDMHSGINFDLKLQQLQQIQKQHHLHSKSQTQSRFVSTSWMKEVQIAEESKRAASELNRPPSRSSGRGLGQLQL; this comes from the exons ATGGCTACTACAGAAGCGTTATCTGTGATTCCTGCTTCTGTTTTGCGTAATCTCTCTGATAAGTTGTACGAGAAGCGCAAAAATGCCGCCCTTGAG TTGGAAGGGATAGTGAAGCAATTGGCTGTGGCGGGTGATCACGACAAGGTCACTGCAGTCATCCATTTGTTGACTCAGGAGTATACATATTCCCCTCAAGCTAATCACCGCAAA GGAGGGTTGATAGGATTGGCTGCTGTAACTGTTGGTTTGACTTCAGAAGCAGCGCAGCATCTCGAG TTCGAAGCTTTCAGTAGATCACATGTGCTTCCCGGCATTATCCATTTCAAATTTACCAAGGCCAAAAATAGATTCCATAGTTGGGAAGTGAAAGCACAATGGAGAAAGAGATGGCTATTGTTTTCAGATTCAGCTTTGCAGAGGAAACATCTGGAG CAAATTGTGCCACCAGTCTTAAATTCCTTCTCGGATCAAGATAGCAGAGTTCGTTATTACGCCTGTGAAGCTCTGTATAATATAGCAAAG GTTGTAAGAGGAGATTTCATTGTGTTCTTCAACCAGATCTTTGATGCATTATGTAAGCTTTCAGCAGATTCAGATGCTAATGTGCAAAGTGCTGCTCATCTTTTGGATAGACTTGTAAAG GACATTGTCACAGAGAGTGATCAATTCAG CATTGAAGAATTTATTCCATTGTTGAGAGAACGGATGAATGTCCTCAATCCTTATGTTCGCCAATTTCTTGTTGGATGGATCACAGTTTTAGACAGTGTTCCAGACATAGATATGCTCGGTTTTCTTCCTGATTTTCTTGATG GATTATTTAATATGCTGAGTGATAATAGCCATGAAATAAGACAACAGGCTGATTCTGCGCTCTCAGAGTTTTTGCAAGAGATCAAGAATTCTCCA TCTGTAGATTATGGTCGCATGGCAGAGATACTGGTACAGAGGGCGGGCTCGCAGGATGAATTTACTCGGTTGACTGCTGTAACTTGG ATAAATGAGTTTGTGAAACTTGGTGGAGAGCAGCTTGTGCCTTATTACGCTGACATTCTGGGAGCAATTTTGCCCTGTATATCTGATAAAGAAGAGAAAATAAGAGTT GTTGCTCGCGAAACGAATGAAGAACTTCGAGGCATCGAAACTGATCCAGCCGAGGGATTTGATGTTGGAGCAATCCTCTCCATTGCTCAGAG GCAGTTGTCCAGTGAATGGGAGGCAACACGTATTGAAGCATTGCACTGGATGTCAACCCTGTTAAATAGACATCGCTCAGAG GTCTTAGTTTTTCTTAATGACATCCTTGATTCTCTTCTAAAGGCGCTATCAGATCCCTCTGATGAG GTAGTGCTTTTGGTGCTCGAGGTGCATGCATGTATAGCTGAAGATCCTCAACACTTCCGCCAGCTTGTTGTGTTCCTGATTCACAACTTTCAGCTTGATCACTCACTTCTAGAAAA ACGTGGAGCTTTGATAATTCGTCAACTGTGTTTCCTTCTAGATGCTGAAAGAGTTTACCGTGAACTGTCTACCATACTTGAAGGGGAATCAGATTTTGATTTTGCATCTATCATGGTTCAG GCCTTAAACTTGATTTTGCTTACTTCGTCGGAGTTGTCTGACCTTCGAGATCTTCTTAAACAATCGCTGGTCAATGCTGATGGGAAGAACTTATTTCTTTCCTTGTATGCATCATGGTGCCATTCGCCAATGGCGATAATTAGCCTCTGCCTATTAGCTCAG GCATATCAACATGCAAGTTCTGTTATTCATTCGTTGGTTGAGGAAGACATCAATGTTAAGTTCTTAGTCCAACTGGACAAGTTGATCCACCTTCTGGAGACTCCAACCTTTGCTTACCTTAGGCTGCAG CTTCTTGAACCTGGAAGATACATATGGTTGTTAAAAGCCTTATATGGTCTGCTGATGCTGCTACCCCAG CAAAGTGCAGCCTTTAAGGTTCTTCGCACTCGTTTGAAAACTGTGCCTTCATACTCCTTCAAGGAAGAGAGATTTAGGAGAACATCTGGGATTCCTTATTCTCAATTTAACTATGGAGGAGGAGGCTCACAAATCTCTGAGGATGGGGACCTCAATGAAAATTTGCATGACATGCATAGTGGTATAAACTTTGATTTGAAGCTGCAGCAGCTTCAGCAAATTCAGAAGCAACATCATTTGCATTCAAAGTCACAGACTCAATCACGTTTTGTTTCTACTTCGTGGATGAAG GAGGTACAAATAGCAGAAGAATCAAAACGAGCTGCTTCAGAATTGAATAGGCCCCCTTCAAGATCATCTGGTAGAGGCTTGGGACAGTTGCAACTCTGA
- the LOC104216426 gene encoding protein VAC14 homolog isoform X2, with product MATTEALSVIPASVLRNLSDKLYEKRKNAALELEGIVKQLAVAGDHDKVTAVIHLLTQEYTYSPQANHRKGGLIGLAAVTVGLTSEAAQHLEQIVPPVLNSFSDQDSRVRYYACEALYNIAKVVRGDFIVFFNQIFDALCKLSADSDANVQSAAHLLDRLVKDIVTESDQFSIEEFIPLLRERMNVLNPYVRQFLVGWITVLDSVPDIDMLGFLPDFLDGLFNMLSDNSHEIRQQADSALSEFLQEIKNSPSVDYGRMAEILVQRAGSQDEFTRLTAVTWINEFVKLGGEQLVPYYADILGAILPCISDKEEKIRVVARETNEELRGIETDPAEGFDVGAILSIAQRQLSSEWEATRIEALHWMSTLLNRHRSEVLVFLNDILDSLLKALSDPSDEVVLLVLEVHACIAEDPQHFRQLVVFLIHNFQLDHSLLEKRGALIIRQLCFLLDAERVYRELSTILEGESDFDFASIMVQALNLILLTSSELSDLRDLLKQSLVNADGKNLFLSLYASWCHSPMAIISLCLLAQAYQHASSVIHSLVEEDINVKFLVQLDKLIHLLETPTFAYLRLQLLEPGRYIWLLKALYGLLMLLPQQSAAFKVLRTRLKTVPSYSFKEERFRRTSGIPYSQFNYGGGGSQISEDGDLNENLHDMHSGINFDLKLQQLQQIQKQHHLHSKSQTQSRFVSTSWMKEVQIAEESKRAASELNRPPSRSSGRGLGQLQL from the exons ATGGCTACTACAGAAGCGTTATCTGTGATTCCTGCTTCTGTTTTGCGTAATCTCTCTGATAAGTTGTACGAGAAGCGCAAAAATGCCGCCCTTGAG TTGGAAGGGATAGTGAAGCAATTGGCTGTGGCGGGTGATCACGACAAGGTCACTGCAGTCATCCATTTGTTGACTCAGGAGTATACATATTCCCCTCAAGCTAATCACCGCAAA GGAGGGTTGATAGGATTGGCTGCTGTAACTGTTGGTTTGACTTCAGAAGCAGCGCAGCATCTCGAG CAAATTGTGCCACCAGTCTTAAATTCCTTCTCGGATCAAGATAGCAGAGTTCGTTATTACGCCTGTGAAGCTCTGTATAATATAGCAAAG GTTGTAAGAGGAGATTTCATTGTGTTCTTCAACCAGATCTTTGATGCATTATGTAAGCTTTCAGCAGATTCAGATGCTAATGTGCAAAGTGCTGCTCATCTTTTGGATAGACTTGTAAAG GACATTGTCACAGAGAGTGATCAATTCAG CATTGAAGAATTTATTCCATTGTTGAGAGAACGGATGAATGTCCTCAATCCTTATGTTCGCCAATTTCTTGTTGGATGGATCACAGTTTTAGACAGTGTTCCAGACATAGATATGCTCGGTTTTCTTCCTGATTTTCTTGATG GATTATTTAATATGCTGAGTGATAATAGCCATGAAATAAGACAACAGGCTGATTCTGCGCTCTCAGAGTTTTTGCAAGAGATCAAGAATTCTCCA TCTGTAGATTATGGTCGCATGGCAGAGATACTGGTACAGAGGGCGGGCTCGCAGGATGAATTTACTCGGTTGACTGCTGTAACTTGG ATAAATGAGTTTGTGAAACTTGGTGGAGAGCAGCTTGTGCCTTATTACGCTGACATTCTGGGAGCAATTTTGCCCTGTATATCTGATAAAGAAGAGAAAATAAGAGTT GTTGCTCGCGAAACGAATGAAGAACTTCGAGGCATCGAAACTGATCCAGCCGAGGGATTTGATGTTGGAGCAATCCTCTCCATTGCTCAGAG GCAGTTGTCCAGTGAATGGGAGGCAACACGTATTGAAGCATTGCACTGGATGTCAACCCTGTTAAATAGACATCGCTCAGAG GTCTTAGTTTTTCTTAATGACATCCTTGATTCTCTTCTAAAGGCGCTATCAGATCCCTCTGATGAG GTAGTGCTTTTGGTGCTCGAGGTGCATGCATGTATAGCTGAAGATCCTCAACACTTCCGCCAGCTTGTTGTGTTCCTGATTCACAACTTTCAGCTTGATCACTCACTTCTAGAAAA ACGTGGAGCTTTGATAATTCGTCAACTGTGTTTCCTTCTAGATGCTGAAAGAGTTTACCGTGAACTGTCTACCATACTTGAAGGGGAATCAGATTTTGATTTTGCATCTATCATGGTTCAG GCCTTAAACTTGATTTTGCTTACTTCGTCGGAGTTGTCTGACCTTCGAGATCTTCTTAAACAATCGCTGGTCAATGCTGATGGGAAGAACTTATTTCTTTCCTTGTATGCATCATGGTGCCATTCGCCAATGGCGATAATTAGCCTCTGCCTATTAGCTCAG GCATATCAACATGCAAGTTCTGTTATTCATTCGTTGGTTGAGGAAGACATCAATGTTAAGTTCTTAGTCCAACTGGACAAGTTGATCCACCTTCTGGAGACTCCAACCTTTGCTTACCTTAGGCTGCAG CTTCTTGAACCTGGAAGATACATATGGTTGTTAAAAGCCTTATATGGTCTGCTGATGCTGCTACCCCAG CAAAGTGCAGCCTTTAAGGTTCTTCGCACTCGTTTGAAAACTGTGCCTTCATACTCCTTCAAGGAAGAGAGATTTAGGAGAACATCTGGGATTCCTTATTCTCAATTTAACTATGGAGGAGGAGGCTCACAAATCTCTGAGGATGGGGACCTCAATGAAAATTTGCATGACATGCATAGTGGTATAAACTTTGATTTGAAGCTGCAGCAGCTTCAGCAAATTCAGAAGCAACATCATTTGCATTCAAAGTCACAGACTCAATCACGTTTTGTTTCTACTTCGTGGATGAAG GAGGTACAAATAGCAGAAGAATCAAAACGAGCTGCTTCAGAATTGAATAGGCCCCCTTCAAGATCATCTGGTAGAGGCTTGGGACAGTTGCAACTCTGA